CCGAAACAACTGTATACACCCCATTTCAAAACAGCTGTATACACCCCATGTCAAAACAGCGGTATACACCACAAGTCATAACAGCGGTATACACCGCATGTCATAACAGCTGTATACACCACATGTCATAACAGCTGTATACACCGCATGTCATAACAGCTGTATAAACCGCATGTCATAATGTATCTATTGGATTCGTTCATATGCGTCATGCAGCCTTGTTAACGCCCATGATAATACAAGTCTGCATAAACAGCTGTATACACCGCATGTCAAAGCATATGTATCTGTCGGATTCGTTCATATATACGTACTGCATCCTAGTCGCTGCTTTTGTCATCTGTCCGAGAATGATGTCGTTTCTACTcagatgttaacccatttatgcctagtggactctcccatccttctaaattggatcaatttatttccaaaattagtgatgtctcgtatatttatttctatatttaccatatttcttacagaaattcctttaagcaaacagcgcataacctgatgagacgccgcatcatgcggcgtctcatctgggtctacgctgttcgcCAAGGCCTTTTTCGAAAGGCAAGGCTTAGATAGGttaaacatgtattgttatattttgagttCTTGTCAGATTATCACATTGATACATTATATTCTTGTAAGAATGTTTACACATAAAGTTAGATTAAGCCTAAATAAACTTCCATCTTCATGTGTTTGTGTAATTGTATATTCAACATAAATTGACCGTTTGTTTAGAATCCTCTTTTTGTGTTATTTCGATTGACTTAACAACAtgcttaaaatgaaaacaaaagtatgCAAACAGCTGAATTATATTTGTGCGTTTATAATTGAAcacaacaattaaatatttatagtaTTTTATACAACACATCTTAAGAACATGTGATAatcatttcaataaattgtggTTCGTCTGCTCAGTTTAAATCAAACCGAGTGCTGAACACTTCTAAATGATATTTCATTCACTCTTCAAGTTCAATCATGTACACATAACATtatttgttacaatcaataattaaTTTGCGTTtggattaatattaaatatatatctcTATATATAGCATGGTCACACGGGCATGTCTGTCAAATGTATGCTTTAAAACTTTGTACAATGTTAGTTTTTGTAGTTACTCTAGTACGAATATTTGTTTCGGTTAATTGTACACTGAACCTTTTTTGCTCCtacatttattgaatttatttaatgagTAATACAGCTACTTTCCTGaaatttgagcatatttttgatAGGAACATATACAGTGTAGTATACACTTAAGATTCCTCATAAGTACATTTGAAGTGTTAAAATCGACGATTATACTGGGTATTTTACGAACTATTCGTCTACTTTTACGACATAAATTTCAACTTGCCTCTCttggtattttgttttcttcaacACTATTCAGTGCGTGATTGTGTCTATTACTATACGATCAGATTAGCGATTATACTGTCGATAAATAATCAATCTGTTAACCGCGAaccattaatccatttatgcctagcgtctagaaaaaaggccttggcaaacagcgtagacccaggtaagacgccgcatgatgcggcgtctcattagggtttGCGCAGTTTGCTTAatgaaatttctgtaagaaatattctaaagatAGAAATAAATTTACCAGGAATCCATaatttggcaataaattgatcaatttagaaggatgggagagtccactaggcatacatgggttaatatcGATCAATTTTCTCGAGCGTTACGATACTTAATGCTGGTGTGTCGATTTGTTGATAACAGTCACACACTTTGCCTACAATCAATAAGCGGTATGCAAACAATTATTAACACGTACGgtgatatgagtcgcgttctgagaaaactgggcttaatgcatgtgcgtaaagtgtcgtcccagattagcctgtgaacaccgcgcatgctaatcagggacaacactttccgcttttatggtatttttagtttcaaggaagtccctccttactgaaaatcaagttaaggcggaaagtgttgtccgtgattagcctgtgcggactgcacaggctaatctgggacgacactttacgcacatgcattaagacaagttttttcagaacgcgactcatatgatcaGAAGACAGCGGATCAAGGAAGAAGCGTCTCCGGACAGTCTGAGCAGACAACCATACAAATTACACAAACGGGACTCTAATAAACAAAAATCGCATTGTGTATCTTACGGGCCCTAATTCACATCGGCATTTCCAACTTCGCTTATCCAGCTGATACCAGTACGAAGTAGCTAGTACCGAAGCCAATCACCTGCTGCACCCAAGAGCAGCGGACATATATGCTCACATTTGGGTAACCAAGAAGTATCGTCCTACATTGTTGCAATATTAATGCCGAACTGTTTATATTCCATTCAATCGATACTTATTAAGAAAAATTCAGCCAAAATTAAATAAACTCGATCATTTAAAATGTGACGTACAAACAGTCTCCTGTAAAGTTACACAGGTGGaagaaataatgttaaaatactGTAAACAAAGTTCGCTAATTAATTAACTGTTATCCTGTTTCTTTGAAAAACTAActgaatattttatcaaaaatcgtgtacatgtttttttaattgtttcaacCAAAATAACACTTAAACGACGCTCGTTTTCGTATCGCCCTCTATGTAACATGCTGtcacaaaatatgtttttgaGATTCTATATATCTGCTTATGTGAATTATACGCGTAAGAATCAATCTGTTCGcgattctttatttttatttaatttctactTGAGATGTTATTAGTTTAACGATGTTACCTTCTCTAAAGCAGTTGTGAGgtcatataaaataatttaaacgtAAATCTAAAAAAGAATGCATTCAGACTAATAGATAGCTAAATCTTATTACGTTTATTTCGTAGCGCGACCATTTTCCATACTTTTTCATACTTTCAACAGCTTGATATCAAAGACTGTACATCAGATTAAGTCATTTAAACTAGGCTTACAGGCCGCGAcaaataaatttatgttataattaacaTACCATCATCGTATGAAAACATGAACGAATTTTTATGAGGACTGAAGGATTTGAATACTTTTCATTTCAATTTCAGTTCTCGCCCTTTTCGGTCTGTTGTTCCTCTTGACCTTCCTGTTCAGCGGTAACAACAAACTTGGCACCGGATCCACCACCCTGATCTACGGCAACTTCTCTGCACCGTGAGTACATTGAATTTGAACTTTACAGCAATCAACAAAACTGAATGAATTTATCATCTCACGTTTGAAAACAACATAAGCATCAGCACCGTTTGTATTACACCACTTACTTAACATTACAATAACCAACAGAAAAGCCAGGAATCTTACTTCTACGTTAACAATTGTATCTTGTGATTGATTTCGAAACAAAAATTATATTAGAAAGGGCGACAATAATCTGCCTCACCAGTTGTTTAAATGTTTCCTTTAGTAATCCTTATCAACGATCTGAATTGCTGCAGTACTGTTAGCTATGATTATATTAAAGTTTGTATTTGTGATTTTCAAAAATTTACCACTTTGTTGACAGCCACTTAACCGAAGCGTCATTTCAAATTGTAAAAATTATCGTAGTTAAAATTATGTCATACACATCTTTATGAATGGTACACgtgttcatttttttaacaattatccaataaaagatataaaatataaaaaatccatctatatttacataaaaaatccaTCTATATTTACAGAACTGGCAAGTAGACGACGAACACCATGCGGATTTCATGCTTCACGGGCAGGATATTTCGTCAACTATACCGGATATTACGTCATACGAACCTGATTTTACGTCACATTCCCTGACACCAGACCCGCATCCATGTTTCTGTGATTACTTGTACATACGTAAAGATGCTGTGATGACTGTTTTTAATGGGCACGTAATAGATCATCTATCACCAATACTGTAGTCGTTTTGTTTGCTGATATGTTGATATATTATTCAATATATGCTAGGTAGGCTATATCGATTTATTAAACATAACAGTTCAGTTGCGACTTAGGCATAAACAGTTCATCGTCAAAATCAATTTAGCGATAATGCTAACTTGAATCCACATGtatcaaaatacaattttaaaaaagcataGAAAAAGAAGTTTAAGCAAAAACATACAATAAAGTTatcaattatttatcaaaatatatggaTTTTGTGAGAATGTACGATGTACGAGAAGGTTTATCAAGTTAATTGATACCACAGTGACCTTGTTGTTTGAAAACAGATGCAGTTGACACTAAAGAAAATCCGTTATGCATTACAGAGGGATATATTCCAATAATTATcacaaaactttttttattcacaaaataacCTTTACGTTAAAAGAAAGATATGATTAAAAGAGAGCTGGTTGACTATGTCATTCAACAACCAATAACTGTTatttagtaaaacaaatatttccaGACATGTTTTTTCCGCCTTACATACCCTATGTTTTGAGCGAAAACAGACAACTTCATTGTTTCTTGTATCTACAGTGTGGAGTGGGATGTCCTCAACCCACCCCCCACCCTACCCCACACACACACCTCCACAAACAACTATTGATCAGGAGTATAAAATATATcgaaaggaaaaaaaacacttaaaagttGAGATCAActaaatttaagaaaaacaagaaaacaatagcAGCACCAGCAAAATTGAAGCAAacgaaaatatcattaaataacaCAACATGTTTCTATAGAGTTGAAAAACTCTTATTAATGTTCTTAAAAACGATACATTCGACACTGGTATTGTGCCGTTTCTACTATTtccccaggggggggggggggtaacttcccaaattttagggtaggggtgtcccactgagacttccgaaatgatgtgacccatttttaaaccggaactctgataaagttgacccattttgatacaagatttttgataAAGCacacccatttgtatacgataccattgagcaAGTGGACcgatttcaatacaagaattttgataaactggacccatttcaatactagaaaatgataaagtggacacatttcatactataattttaatctctatcatatcgatacagtaaacttattgaatttgctaatatatgtttatttcattttgaaatatttcatatatgtatCGTACAACTTTGCCATTTAAAAATCATACCCATTtagatactgatactttcaaatcaatatgcatttatatacaagcaaatttctgatttcaatacccatatcaatacttagatgctcaaaccCATACctatatctataattttagtcgaaaaacacaccccatattttcGGCACACTCCTTTTTACCCGTATTTAGGGAGTTTACCCCCGGGACTATTTCAATATAAGATTTTCGGTTTCACTTGTCAATATATTATATAGTATTATCGATTCAGCTTTATTTTCCACATCTATGTAGAAAACGGACGTTAACCCTGTCGATAAATAATCTGTTTACCGCAAACCATTAACCTCTGAAGCTGAATGTTATATAAGTGTGTGTAGATAAATAATCTGTTTACCGCAAAGCATTAACCTCTGAAGCTGAATGTTATATAAGTGTGTCATACAACTAGATGCTACAAGTTTAATTTAACAAACACAACCCAACCatatcaatatattgaaacaCCTTACGCAAACCAAATGATACGAATGGTCGGCCTTAAATCAGGACAGACAACTCTGTATATTAATACGAAAACTGACACAGTACTTCGGAAGCATAGATATAGGGAAATCGAAAGTGTAACACAGAAATAACAAAATGGCTGCGTTGTTAGAATCGTCCCAAAATACAGGATCGGATCTCTTTTTCGATGTATGTTGTTTTGTCTGCAAAGAGGATGGAATAAATAAGGAAGGACTATTTCACTGTCAGAAATGCTCGAAAACATACTGCGATGAATGTGTGTTAATGCACAACAAAGTGCTGAAAAATCATCCAGTaacatcaaaatgtgcaggtGACAACTGGCCTGTGTCCACCATGTTGGATGATACTTTAGAGTTATGTGAGGAGCACAGGACGGAGAAACTGACCATGTTCTGTGAAGATCATGAAAAGCTGCTCTGCCATGTCTGTCATCTCCGAAATCACAAGTGAGTCATTGGGTGGCAAGTCATTCAAGACCaagtaaataattattgttacatGTACTGTAAATTGTAATACAGTTTTGGCCAATAACAATATTGAGTGGTCGGACAATAATTGTTTTCCTTTCATAAAATACAACGTGTGCTTAAAGCgaccgtccaacagattttggcatgtattgaagcttgtcattaaatgctttatattaataaatttaaacatttgaacttaaaatctccagtaaaagtTGTGTCacacaacgctttataattttcaggttttgaaatcatcaaaagatgcatataataaatatttaagagcatggtaaatggtcagtattactatttcctcaaaaatatcataactaaaacgaaaatttgcgaatttgaaacaacttttaaaatttggtcaatttaccaaaacgttggacggccccttttTATTCCAAATCTTTGTTTCAGAAAAGCTTTAAACCTCATATAAATCTATAAAAGTGTTTGCTACTACTTCgcctactaccactactactacaactactactactactactactactattactactactactactactactactactactactactactactactactactactactactacttttactactgctactacttatatttctactactacttctactactactactactactgctactactggcactactactacaactactattactacaactactattactactactactactactactactactactactactactactactactactactactactactactaccactactactactactactactacaacttctacttctactactactactactactactactactactactactactactactactactactactactactactactactactactactactactactacttcttatacttcTACCATTACtgatactactacttatactactgctTCTAATTTACTTGCTTCTGTTGCTGCTTCTTCTCTGTAGTATATTATAATACTATATtctaatttttattaatttatctaAAACGTTCATTGCAATTATTTCGCCAGCCGCTTTTTCAGAGGACATTGGCATTTTCGTTGTAAGAACTATGTTTTTCCAATAAGGCAGGCTTTCATCCAACGAAGTTTTATCATTATACCTCATCTTACGGTCAAGCTATCCTTGAATTgttattactatcattattatttattttatcgttttcatcacttattgtatgatGATTATAATCATCGTTATATCATCATCATTGCCACATTGATTACAAACAGCACCTAGTGTATTACAGTATCTAAATTGTCAATCAACGCCATCATTAGTAATACGGTCACAtcatcaaatacaaatatagCATTTGTCAAATGATAGAGGATTtgaaaatgcatttgttttttttactcaaaATGTAAACGTTTTGAGAAgtaatatatgaatataatttgttCATCTCAATGCACATTTCTCCTTTTAGGCAATGCAGTGAGGTAGTTCTGTTGGCTGACAAGGTTAAATCAGCTACACAGCGTATGAATGTAGCTCAGATGTCGAAAACACTAGAACAGATACAGAAAAGTTTACAGGATATTGTGGACAGAGAAAAACAGAACAAAAAGTCTCTTAAAGCTTCATATGATCTAGTTCTGAAAGAAGTACTTGATTTTCGTCAAAAAATCAACGTCAATTTAGACCTGCTTCAACAAAACACTTTAAGAGAATTGGAAACAAAACATGCGAGTGCAAATGCCTCTTTAGAAGATCATCTCCAACAATGCttacaatttatttcaaagctAAAGGGATTCGGCACCAAGCTCAAAGGCAATTTGCCACCTGAACGATCGTTTATAACTTTCAGAAAATGTCTTGATCATACTGCTGCAGCAGATTCACTCTTGAACAGcatgataaataataatggcGCTGACATGAAACTCCTGCCAAACAGCGAATTGCTACAATGTCTTGCAGACTGCACTGATCTCGGGAAAATCACCAGTCGCATAGGCGAGCCAAAGCATAACGTTGATCCAAACAAGATCATCAGCATTCATGAGAAGTCACAATATAATGTTCACACAGCGACTGATAGCGACAAGAGTTGCATAACTGGTATATGTGAGACGTCCAACGGGGATCTCGTCATTTCGGACTACTCCAAGTGTTGTGTGAAACGTCTCAACCAGGCGTACAAGGTTATTGATCAAGTAAAGCTACCTACTCATCCGTGGTCCATGTGTAACATTTCCTCCTTAGAGATTGCGGTGGCTGTAAGCGATCATACTGCCAATGCTCCGAACGGGATTCACTTCTTACAGGCCGATAATGAAAAGATTACACAGATCAAGGTTTTAAAAATCAATCATGTATGTACCGGAATAGCGTTTTACGATGCAGAACTGTTTGTGACTTCCGGTTCTGCGCTTTACCAATACACAATGGATGGACGTTTAATAAAGAAGCTATACGAAGATACTTCTACAACATTTACAGGTAACGCACGAGTACATGGTACTTTTTCGATTTTAAGCAATGCTTAGCACATTATATTTATACTGCGTATGGATGAACTTTGTCTGTAATGACTATGATAAAGATCGGCGCGTTTATTATATGAATGCGTCAGTTTATTTCATAGGTGAAGATTAATGTTATGTAAATTTTTAAAATTCGTGAACTAAAACATATAGTTTTGTTCAGTTTCGTAATGAAAGATTAAATATTGTCGAACCGTTTGAAATGTATTCAATTAATCAAAGTGACTGTAGCGTTACCaggtgatttattttattttatttacaacaaacttaGCCCAACACATTAAGTGTCACGTCAGTTCCCGATTTATCAAAAGTTGTAAGAATTAAGTATAACTGATATTGTCACGTCAGATCCCGATTTATCAAAAGTTGTAAGAATTAAGTATAACTGATATAAGTCGTAATACTCTTTCAAAGTTAATGGTGTTATATAAAACATTTCCAAATTAATTACTAGtattatgcccccagaacataggttatgagggcatattaaaatcgcaccgtccgttagtTTGTTAGTTAGTGGGTTAGttagtccgtccatccgtccttccggattagtttccgctcaatatgtaaagcaattgtcatcatatcttcaccaaacttcatgaaaatgtgtaaagcaATAACATCTAgctcaagttcgataatcggttAAATTGACTTAGACAcacctgagttacggcccttgaagcatcgtaaaattgtgtttttttctcgtttccgctcaataactcgagcaattgttttcagagcttcaccaaactccATGAAagtgtgtaaggcaataacatctaggtcaagtttgataatcggctAAATTGACCAAGATACTCTTGAGTTactgcccttgaatcatcgtaaaattgtattttatctcgtttccgctcaataactcgaacAATTGTCACCAGATCttcaccaattttcatgaaaaggTGTAAgtcaataacatctaggtcaaggtcGATAATTGGCCAAATTGACTCTGACattcttgagttacggcccttgaatcatcgtaaaattgaattttttttgttcTCGTTTCCGGTCAATAACTCGAACAATtgtaatccgatcttcaccaaacttcatgaaaatgtgtaaggcaataacatctaggtcaaggtcgataatcggccaaattgactgAGACACTCTTGAgtaacggcccttgaatcatcgaacaattgtttttttctcgtttccgctcaataactcgtgcaattgtcatcagatcttcaccaaacttcatgaaaatatgcaaggcaataacatctaggaaAAGATTactaatcggccaaattgacttagacactcctgagttatggcccttgaatatcgtaaaatgtttttttctcgtttccgctcaataacacCAGCAATTGCCATTGTATCATCACActacttcatgaaaatgtgaaaggcaTTAACATCTAGTTAAAATTTGATAATTAGCCAAATTGACCCAAACACTTATGAGTTACGGCCCTcgaatcatcaaaaaattgagTTTGTTCTCGTTTCCGTTCAGTAATCATCGCAAATGTCAtcggatctttaccaaacttcataaaaatgtgtaaggcaataaaatcaaGGTTAAGTTTGAttatcagccaaatttacccaggcacttctgagCTACGGCCCTTGATTCATAAAAAAATGCGTGTACGCTGAATTACTCAAGTAATTGTCATTGGATCGTCACCTAAAATtcaaaaaaatgttctttttggTTGGAATATAGttatcgcactgtctgtctgtctgtctgtctgtctgtctgtctgtctgtctgtctgtctgtctgtctgtctgtctgtctgtctgtctgtctgtctgtctgtctgtctgtctgtctgtctgtctgtctgtctgtctgtctgtctgtctgtctgtctgtctgtctgtctgtctgtctgtctgtctgtctgtctgtctgtctgtctgtctgtctgtctgtctgtctgtctgtctgtctgtctgtctgtctgtctgtctttctgtctttctgtctgtctgtctgtctgtctgtctgtctgtctgtccgtcagtccgtccgtccgtccgtccgtccgtctgtccgtctgtctgtccgtcacacttttgcgtttaggtttcaaaaaatgctcataatttctatgtcatatttggtatgtatgtgtgtatggacaaggcctttccatgcgcacaaaaatgttgacccctttgacaccttgaccttcaaccttgggtccgcgtttaggtttcgaaatctgcgtttaggtttcgaaaaagcgtttttcgggtgCATATGTATTCCGATggggacagctcttgtttaacgtATGTCTTCATTTAAATTAAGAACTTTAAACGATGAACGGTTCGCATTTTATTGACATTGCAATAAGTGAGCTCAGGCTTATCTTGTTTTAAAcaagaacgaattgtattcaaTTAGTCGGTCCCAGATTGTGAACGTTGAATTGCATGTCTAGTTGTAGGTGTTGGGGTGAGTCCTGATGGCAAAAGGATCTATGTGACGGACACCAGCAATCGCAAGCTTCTCACACTGACCAGGGATGGAGCAGTCGCAGCCACGCTTCAGGATCCTGCATTCAAAAATATCTATGTCATGTGTAAGATACACGTGGCAGCCGCAGGGCAGGTGTTTGTCTCTGGTGTCGTATCAATAAGTCAGGTAGACGCGGACGGCAAGAAAATTCTCAATACCATAACACTTAAT
This is a stretch of genomic DNA from Dreissena polymorpha isolate Duluth1 chromosome 7, UMN_Dpol_1.0, whole genome shotgun sequence. It encodes these proteins:
- the LOC127837006 gene encoding uncharacterized protein LOC127837006 isoform X2; amino-acid sequence: MAASLESSQNTGSDLFFDVCCSVCEEDGINKEGLFHCQKCSKTYCDECVIMHNRVLKNHPVTSKCEGDNWSVSTMLDDTLELCEEHRTEKLTMLCEDHEKLLCHVCHLRNHKQCSEVVLLADKVKSATQRMNVAQMSKTLEQIQKSLQDIVDREKQNKKSLKASYDLVLKEVLDFRQKINVNLDLLQQNTLRELETKHASANASLEDHLQQCLQFISKLKGFGTKLKGNLPPERSFITFRKCLDHTAAADSLLNSMINNNGADMKLLPNSELLQCLADCTDLGKITSRIGEPKHNVDPNKIISIHEKSQYNVHTATDSDKSCITGICETSNGDLVISDYSKCCVKRLNQAYKVIDQVKLPTHPWSMCNISSLEIAVAVSDHTANAPNGIHFLQADNEKITQIKVLKINHVCTGIAYYDAELFVTSGSALYQYTMDGRLIKKLYEDTSTTFTVVGVGVSPDGKRIYVTDTSNRKLLTLTRDGAVAATLQDPAFKNIYVMCKIHVAAAGQVFVSGVVSISQVDADGKKILNTITLNMYYNGPVYLNEDKRKLLLGVWNNDNIIEFKIKTNLT